The Deltaproteobacteria bacterium genomic interval CCCCGCCGCCAGGCTACGCTTGCAGACGATGACCACCCTCGCCTTCTCGACCTCCAGGATGGGCATCCCGTAGATGGGACTGCCGCGCAGCCGCTTGGCGGCGGGGTTGACGACGTCGTTGGCGCCGACGACGACCACGACGTCGGTCTCCGGAAATTGCGAATTGATCTGGTCCATGTCGTAGAGCTCGTCGTAGGGCACGTTGGCCTCGGCGAGCAGCACGTTCATGTGGCCTGGCATGCGGCCCGCGACGGCGTGGATGCCGTAGCGGACCGTGACGCCCTTGTTCTTCAGCACGTCGGCCACCTCGCGCACCCTGTGCTGGGCCTGTGAGACCGCCATGCCGTATCCCGGGACGAAGACGGCCGTTCGCGCCGTGCCGAGGATTTCCGCCGCTTCCTCGATCGAGCACTGGCGGATGGGCTTCTTTGCTTCGAGCGCGCCGGCTGGCTGCTCCACGACCTTGCCAAAGGCGCCGAACAGGACGTTGGTGATGGACCGGTTCATCGCCCGGCACATCAGGATGGAGAGGATGAATCCGGACGATCCGTCCAGCGACCCGGTGATGATCTGGATCTTGTTGTCGAGCATGAATCCCATCGCGGCGTCGGTGAGCCCGGCGTAGGAGTTGAGGAGGGCGATCACCACCGGCATGTCGGCGGCGCCGATGGGCAGGATCAGCATCACGCCGAAGAAGAAGGCGAGCCCGACCAGGGAATAGAAAGCGGTCGTCGACGCCGGGATGAACATCAGGGCGACGATGAGGGCCAGCATCGCCGCCAGGATGGAGAGATTGAAGAAATTCTGTCCCTTGTAGGTGATCGGGTATCCGCGGATGAGCCCCTGCAGTTTCCCCGCCGCCATCAAGCTACCGGTGAACGTCAAGGAACCCAGCATCACCTCCACGCCGATCACGCCGACCCGCACCGTGCCCAGCGCCGCCCCGTGCCGGTAGTACTCGGAGATGCCGATCAACGAAGCAGCCAGCGCCCCGAAGGAGTGCGAAAGCGCCGTGCGCTGGGGGACGGCGGTCATCGGGATCCAGATCGCCATCGGCACGCCGATCAGCGTTCCCAGCACCAGTCCGGCGGCGATCCACTTGTAGCCGATGATTTCGTGGTGAAGCAGGGTTCCGACGATGGCGAGCAGCATCCCGAACTCGGCGAGGAACATCCCGCGGCGCGCCGTTTTCGGATGGCTCAGCCCGCGCAATCCCATCACGAAGAGGATCGCGGAGAGCAGATAGAAGAGCTGGAGCAGGTTGCGCTGCATCTACTTGCCGGCGCGGAACATCTTCAGAATCCGGTCGGTGATGAGGAATCCGCCCACCACGTTGATGGTGGATGCCGTGACGGCGACGAAGCCGAGCAACGTGCTGACCTCGTTGTACCCGGCTCCGGCGACGACCAGCGATCCGACCAGCGAGATCCCGGAGATCGCGTTGGTGGCCGACATCAGCGGCGTGTGCAGCAGAGGCGACACCCGCGAGATGACTTGGTAGCCGAGGAACCCGGCCAGCACGAAGACGTACAGGTCGCCGATCAACCCCAGGTCGATCATGGAATCCCCCCTACGCCGGCAGCAGTACCTCCCCGGCGTGCGCGATGAGACAGGACTTGACGATCTCGTCGGCGGGATCGAGCGACATCCTTCCCGCCTTCTTGTCGTAGAGGTGCATGAGGAAATTGAGGACGTTGCGCGAGTAGAGCTGAGATGCCTGGAAGGCCATCGCGCTGGGAATGTTGATCGGTCCGATGATGGTCACGCCCTGATGGACGATCTCTTTCCCTGCCTCGGTCAGCTCGCAGTTGCCGCCCTGCTCGGCCGCAACGTCAACGATGACCGACCCGGGCCGCATCGCTTCCACCATCTGTGCCGTCACCAGGACGGGAGCGCGCTTGCCCGGGACCAGCGCGGTGGTGATGCAGGCATCGGTCGCCTTCATTTCCTCGAGCAGGAGCTCCTTTTCCTTGCGGGCGGTATCGGCGCTGACTTCCTTTGCGTAGCCTTTCGCGTCCTCGGCGTGCTGGTCGAGATCCGCGCCGACGAATCGCGCGCCCAGGCTTTCGACCTGCTCCTTGACGGTGGGGCGGATGTCGAAGGCACTCACCACGGCGCCCAGGCGCCGGGCAGTAGCCACCGCCTGCAGCCCTGCGACTCCGGCGCCGAGGACGAAGACCCGCGCCGGCAGCACGGTCCCCGCGGCGGTCATGAGCATGGGGAAGAACTTCCCCAGCGCATTGGCCGCCAGTAGCACGCTCTTGTAGCCGGCGATGTTCGCCATCGAGCTGAGGACATCCATGTTCTGGGCCCGCGCGATCCGCGGCAACAGATCGAGCGAAAGCGCGCTGATGTGCCGCCGCTTCAGCTTCTCGACGTACCCCGCATCCCCACGGGACTGCAGCGTATAGGCGATCAGTGCGGCGCGCTCGGGAATGCCCTCCAGCTCCTGCTCGACAGGGCGCTGGACCTTGAGGACGACGTCCACTCCGTCCGCGTCAGGCGAGATGGCGGCGCCCGCGGCCCGATAGTCTCCGTCGGAGAAACCAGAAGACAGACCCGCTCCGGCCTGGATCTTTACTTCGATCCCGGCGGCGACCATCTTCTCGACCGTCGCCGGGACCGCTGCAGTCCGCTTCTCCCCGGCGACGATCTCCTTGAGGACTGCCACTTTCATGGGCCATTACCGGCCGGAGATGTAGATCTGCAGCTCGTCGACCAGCCACTGCTTCTCGTCGAGCATCAGCTGGATGACGTCGCGCATGGAGATGATCCCCACCATCTCGCCTTTGTCGACGACGAGCAGGTGCCGGGTGAAGTGGACGCGCATCAGATCGGCGCACTCGCTCTCCGAGGTGCTGAGCGAGACCGAGGGGAGATCGCGCCGCATCGCATCGGCGATGGAGCCGTCGCAGTGGCCGCCTTCCGCGAGCACGCTGTAGACGAGGTCGCGCTCGCTCACGAGCCCGACGGGCTTGCCGCCCTGCAACACCGCGACGGCGCCGATGCGCTTTTGCGCCATCAGCTTCGCCGCCTCGCGGCAAGCGGCCCTGGCATCGAGACCCAGAACTTCGCGGGTCACGTGGCGCTCGATGCTCGCCATGGCACAAGAGTGTACAACCCAAAGCCATAGCCGCAAAGCCGCGTCCGGCGCGGCAGCGGCTACCCCCCGGCGGTTACCGCGCCGGGGCGCCGTCCGGGAAACCCGATTCGCCTGCAGCCTCCGCGGTATCGATCCCTAGCTGCGGATTCTGCTCGAGGAAGCGGACGCAGGCGTTCCAGCGCAGGATGGCATCGTCGTTTCCAGCAGGGCTCGAGGCCATCGCCTTCTCGTACCAATGCATCGCCTCGGTGAAGAAGCCGGAAGCCAGGCCGTGGTGGGCGCCGGAACGCAACTGCGCCTTGCCCCACCTCTCGCGGATCACCCCCGCGTAGTAAGCGCGCTCGTACTCCCCGCGCAGCTTCGCCAGCACCTTGCTCGCCTGCTCGATGCCGCCGGCGATGCCTTTGCCGAACTGGTCGGTCAGGGCGAGGAGCAGCATGGTGAGGACTTCCTGGTTGTCCTCGTCCACGCGCAGGACGTCGCGGCAGATGCTCTCCGCCTCCTGCGGCTCGTTGAGCAGGCGGTATCGCTCCGCCTTGGCAACCGCCCGGGGAATTGCCGCTGTGCTGATTGGCTTGAGCTCGAACATGGCGCGCTCCTTTTCTCAGGTGCGGAAGAGCCGGAAGAGCCTGACGAGCGGATCGTACATCCGATCCACGACCCGCTCCTTGAGGGGGATGATGGCATTGTCGGTGATGTTGATGTCTTCCGGACAGACCCGGGTACAGCATTTGGTGATGTTGCAGAGCCCGATCCCCTCCGCTTCCTTCAACTCCGCGACGCGGTCCTCGGTGTCGAGCGGGTGCATCTCCAGCGCCGCCACGTAGGCGAAGAAGCGCGGCCCGATGAACCGTTGGTTCAGCTGGTGCTCGCGGAGCACGTGGCAGACGTCCTGGCAGAGGAAGCACTCGATGCACTTGCGGAACTCCTGCACACGCTCGATATCGGCCTGGGCCATGCGCCAGGTGCCGTCGGGCGCGTCGGGCGGCCGGGGCTTGAACTTCTTGATCCGCTTCTTGACGTCGAAGTTCCACGAGACGTCGGTGACCAGGTCCCTGATCTTCGGAAACGTCTTCATCGGCGCGATCGAGATCGTTCGCTCGAGAGGCAGATCGCTGAGCCGCGTCATGCACATCAAGCGGGGAAGTCCGTCGATCTCCGCCGAGCACGAGCCGCACTTGCCCGCCTTGCAGTTCCAGCGCACCGCCAGATCGTTGGCCTGCTCCGCCTGGATGCGGTGGACCGCGTCGAGTACCACCATGCCCTCGGAAACTTCGGTGGCGTAGTCGCGGAAGGCACCGCCCTGCGCATCGCCGCGCCAGATGGAGAAGGTGGCCTTCATTTCATCTGCTCGATGATCTGCTTCAGCTCCGCTGGCATTTCGGGAATTGGCCTTCTCTCGACGCGCATTTCCCCGCCGCTACCTTTCTTCACCACGACGTTTAGCTTGCCGAAAGCCGAATCGGGCTTGGGCAGGTCGTCGCGGAAGTGAGCGCCGCGGCTCTCGCGCCGCTCCAGCGCCGAGCGAGCCACGGCCTCGGAGACGGTGAGGAGCGCGCTCAAGTCGAGCGCGGTGTGCCAGCCCGGATTGTAGGCGCGGTTTCCGTCGACGCGGACGCGGGAGGCGCGCTCGCGCAGCTTTGCCAGCTCTTCCAACGCCCGCCTCATCTCTTCCTCGCGGCGCACGATACCGACCAGCTCCTGCATCATCTCCTGGAGCTCGTGCTGGATGCGGTACGGTCCCACACCGTCGCCGACCACCTCGCGCTCGAAGGGCGCCAGGGTGCGGCGCGCCGCCTCGTCGACCTGCGCCTGATCGATGCGCGCCGTGCGATGATCCTTCGCGAAGCGTGCCGCATGAGCTCCGGCGCGCTCACCAAAGACCAGCAGATCGGAGAGCGAGTTTCCTCCCAGCCGATTCGCGCCGTGCAGGCCGGCGGCGCATTCTCCAGCTGCGAAGAGTCCCGGAACGGTGGACGCCTGCGTCTCGGCGTCGACGCGCACTCCGCCCATGATGTAGTGCGTGGTCGGACCCACCTCCATCGCTTCCTTGGTGATGTCGATGTCCGCCAGCTTCATGAACTGGTGGTACATGCTGGGCAGCTTCTTCTTGATCACCTGCTCGGCGTTCTGCACCCGGCGCTTGATCCAGCTGATGTCGAGAAACACGCCGCCGTGCGGGCTCCCGCGACCCTCGCGGATCTCGCGCACGATGCAGCGGGCGACGTGATCGCGTGTGAGCAGCTCCGGGGGCCTTCGCGCGCTCTTGTCGCCCTGCGTGTACCGCCAGCCCTCGTCCTCGTCGGCGGCGGTCTGGCTACTGTAGTTCTCGGGGATGTCGTCGAAGAGGAAGCGGCGGCCCTCCTTGTTCAGCAGAACCCCGCCTTCGCCGCGCACTCCCTCGGTGACCAGGATCCCCTGCACGCTGGGCGGCCAGACCATGCCGGTGGGATGGAACTGGACGAATTCCATGTCCATCAGCTCCGCGCCGGCATCGTACGCGAGCGCGTGGCCATCGCCGGTGTATTCCCAGCTGTTGCTGGTGATCTTGTAGGCCTTGCCGATTCCGCCGGTGGCGAGAACGACGGCGCCGGCGCGAAAGACGTGGAGCAGGCCGCGCTCGCGGTCATACCCGAAGGCGCCGCAGACGCGGTCGCCGTCCTGCAGCAGAGTGACGACCGTGCACTCCATGTGCACGTCGATCCCCTGGTGGATGCCGTGGTCCTGCAAGGTACGAATCATCTCCAGGCCGGTCCGATCGCCCACGTGAGCCAGCCGCGGATAGCGATGTCCGCCGAAGTTGCGCTGCAGGATGCGGCCGTCCTTTGTCCGATCGAAGAGCGCTCCCCAGGCCTCGGGCTCGCGCACGCGGTCGTGAGATTCCTTGGCGTGCAGCTCGGCGATGCGCCAGTTGTTGACGTACTGCCCGCCGCGCATGGTGTCGGCGAAGTGGACCTTCCAGCTGTCGCGTTCGTCGACGTTGGCGAGGGCCGCCGCGATGCCGCCCTCGGCCATCACGGTGTGCGCCTTCCCGAGCAGCGACTTGCAGACCAGCCCGACGGATACCTTTGCGGCCGAAGCCTCGATGGCCGCTCGCAGGCCGGCGCCCCCCGCGCCGATCACGAGAACGTCGTGCTCGTGGGTCTGTACCTGCGCGCTCAGAGGATCCTCCAGTCTCTGAGGACCCCCATCGAGCAAAGCCGCACATAGAGATCGGCGAGCGCCACGCCGAAGAGGCTGGCCCAGGCCCAGGACATGTGCCCCCGGTTGAGGCAGCTCACGCAGTCGTACGCGGTGCGCCGCGCTGGCGAGCCGGAAAGCCGGTCGAGACCTCCGCCCACCACGTGGCGCAGGGAGTGGCAGCCGAGAGAGTACCCGCCGAGGAGAACGACGTTGGCGGCGAGGACCAGCGTGCCAAGGCCGATTCCGAAGCGTTGTCCCGACGGGCCCTCGAACCACATCGCCTTCCAGACGTCGTGCGCGAGAATGAGCAGGAATGGCAACGCCAGGTAGAGGAAGTAGCGGTGCGCGTTCTGCAGGACGAGCGGCAATGAGGCCTCGCCGCGGTAGCGCGCGCGGGGCTCGCTCACCGCGCACGAGGGCGGGTCGGCCCAGAACGCTTTGTAGTACGCGCCGCGGTAGTAGTAGCAGGTGAGTCGGAACCCGCCGGGCGCCCAGAGAATGAGGATTGCGGGGGTGAAGAGCAGCCACCCTGGCCACCACCCCGGCTGGGGTCCGAACCAGGCGTGGGGAGCGTCGCCGAACAGGACCGGCGAATAGAACGGCGAGAGGTAGTTGCCGTAGGCGTAGTGCTTGCCCTGGAGCGCCGCCCAGGTGGTGTAGACGACGAACGAGCCGAGCCCGAGGAAGGTGAGCAGCGGCGACGTCCACCACCGGTCGCGCCTTGCGGTGCGGCCGAAGCCGATCTGGGTGAGCGCTTCCCCTGGCGCCATGCGCAATCTCCGAGTGTGCGCCGAGCATACCGGATCCCGGAAGGCCAGGCTTACCGAACTGCGTCAACACCCGAACAACCAGAAGTCGAGGCCGGACGCGCGCGCTCGACGAGCATGTTTTGAGGGCGCAATGCCCGATCGAGTCGCAGTGGCCGCGCTGCTCATCTGTCTCCCCCTCTCCGCGAGCGCCCAGGATCGACGCGACGAGAAGGATTCGGGTCCGGTGCACGTCGCGGCGATGCTCGGAGTCGTCAGCCTGCCGAGACCGATCGACGCCGAAGTCTTGGTGCGCATCGTCGATCTCTTCGCCGTCGGGATTGGATACAGCGACTTTCCAGCGTTCATCGCCAATCCGCTGCTCGAGCTGGCCGGCGCGAAGGGCGGGTCCACCGATGCCCGACTCGACCAATTCAACGCGTTCGATCTGGATCTGCGGGTGTTCCTGTTCCGCGGCAGATTTTTCGTCGGTTCATCGTTCGGGCATCAAGCGCTCAAGGGTGCAGTGACCGAGAACACCGCCTTCGGGCCGCAGACGGCAACCGTGGACCTCACGACGTGGTACGCGACCCCGCGTGTGGGGTGGATGTGGCGGTTCGATCCCGGCTTCGTCATCGGCTTCGATCTCGGCATCCAGTTGAAGCTCATCTCCGATCGCACGGTGACGGTGCCGCCCGGCGCCACTGCGGACGTCCGGAACCGGGTGGACAACCTCGCGGATCTGGGCGCAACCTACCCCCTGCCTTCGCTCCACCTGCGCCTCGGCTGGATGCTGTAGCGCACGCTCACTTCGGTGGATCGCGCTGCTCCGCCGCCGGTACGATGGTAGGCGAGGCGTGATTGGAGTCCGGCGCTTGCACGATCGGCGCGACGGGAATGACGACTCCGCTACGGTCGGCCTTCGTCACGACCCCCGTCGTGCCTGCGACGCACTTGCTTCCATTGAAGGTTTCCTCGCAGACCTCACCGGCTCCGCACCTTCCGTCGCACGCCTCACGGTCACAGAGGCCGGTCCTCGTATTGCAGACGGTCCCGGCGGTGCAGATTGCATAGCACCCACCTGCCGCGCGATTGGCTACGGATGCGCTGAGCCCGGCGGCGGTCGTGACGGCGGCGCCGATCGCCGTGTTCGGGCTTCCGGTCTTGCAGGCGACCAGGAGCACCGCGAAGAACGCCAGACGGACATGAGCGTGGGACCTGCACATGCGGGATACCTCGACCCCAGTCTAACTCACCAGCCGGTACGGCCGTCGATATGCCGCACCGGTACGGCCGCAAGATCGAAATCATCGAACAATCGCGCGTTGACCAGCAGGCGCCGCTGCGTCGGGTGCGGCTTGCCGTCGACCCAGACCGGGGAATCGCTCCATGTGCTGCACCCGCACACTGCGCAGTGATGGTGAGCGACCGGACGACCGGGGCGTTGGTACCTGGCCCTGTGCTCGTCCGCGACGAGTCTCACCTGGTCCAGGTCGTAGTACGCCCAGAGCGCCCCTCGTTTCGAACAGAACGTGCAGTTGCAGGACGTGACGGACGACGGCGCCACGCTGACTTCGACCTTCGTCCCTCCGCAGTGACAGCTTCCCGTAACCATGAGCTCCTTATACCCCGCAGGGACTCAACCGAGCTTCAGCTCCCACGTTTCCGCGACCAGGTCGTCGCGGCTCCAACTCTGGTGCCGCTCGGTTCCCGCCAGATGGAACCCGGCCTGCTCATAGATACGGCGCGCCGCTTTCAGCTCGCTCTGCGTC includes:
- a CDS encoding NAD(P) transhydrogenase subunit alpha → MIDLGLIGDLYVFVLAGFLGYQVISRVSPLLHTPLMSATNAISGISLVGSLVVAGAGYNEVSTLLGFVAVTASTINVVGGFLITDRILKMFRAGK
- a CDS encoding succinate dehydrogenase/fumarate reductase iron-sulfur subunit, translating into MKATFSIWRGDAQGGAFRDYATEVSEGMVVLDAVHRIQAEQANDLAVRWNCKAGKCGSCSAEIDGLPRLMCMTRLSDLPLERTISIAPMKTFPKIRDLVTDVSWNFDVKKRIKKFKPRPPDAPDGTWRMAQADIERVQEFRKCIECFLCQDVCHVLREHQLNQRFIGPRFFAYVAALEMHPLDTEDRVAELKEAEGIGLCNITKCCTRVCPEDINITDNAIIPLKERVVDRMYDPLVRLFRLFRT
- a CDS encoding GFA family protein; the protein is MVTGSCHCGGTKVEVSVAPSSVTSCNCTFCSKRGALWAYYDLDQVRLVADEHRARYQRPGRPVAHHHCAVCGCSTWSDSPVWVDGKPHPTQRRLLVNARLFDDFDLAAVPVRHIDGRTGW
- a CDS encoding NAD(P)(+) transhydrogenase (Re/Si-specific) subunit beta → MQRNLLQLFYLLSAILFVMGLRGLSHPKTARRGMFLAEFGMLLAIVGTLLHHEIIGYKWIAAGLVLGTLIGVPMAIWIPMTAVPQRTALSHSFGALAASLIGISEYYRHGAALGTVRVGVIGVEVMLGSLTFTGSLMAAGKLQGLIRGYPITYKGQNFFNLSILAAMLALIVALMFIPASTTAFYSLVGLAFFFGVMLILPIGAADMPVVIALLNSYAGLTDAAMGFMLDNKIQIITGSLDGSSGFILSILMCRAMNRSITNVLFGAFGKVVEQPAGALEAKKPIRQCSIEEAAEILGTARTAVFVPGYGMAVSQAQHRVREVADVLKNKGVTVRYGIHAVAGRMPGHMNVLLAEANVPYDELYDMDQINSQFPETDVVVVVGANDVVNPAAKRLRGSPIYGMPILEVEKARVVIVCKRSLAAGFAGIDNELYYGDKTLMLFGDAKETMVKLTAALKE
- a CDS encoding fumarate reductase/succinate dehydrogenase flavoprotein subunit, translated to MLGAHSEIAHGARGSAHPDRLRPHRKARPVVDVAAAHLPRARLVRRLHHLGGAPGQALRLRQLPLAVLFAGPVRRRSPRLVRTPAGVVARVAALHPRNPHSLGARRVPTHLLLLPRRVLQSVLGRPALVRGERAPRALPRRGLIAARPAERAPLLPLPGVAIPAHSRARRLEGDVVRGPVGTTLRNRPWHAGPRRQRRSPRRVLSRLPLPAPRGGRRSRPAFRLASAAHRVRLRELPQPGAHVLGLGQPLRRGARRSLCAALLDGGPQRLEDPLSAQVQTHEHDVLVIGAGGAGLRAAIEASAAKVSVGLVCKSLLGKAHTVMAEGGIAAALANVDERDSWKVHFADTMRGGQYVNNWRIAELHAKESHDRVREPEAWGALFDRTKDGRILQRNFGGHRYPRLAHVGDRTGLEMIRTLQDHGIHQGIDVHMECTVVTLLQDGDRVCGAFGYDRERGLLHVFRAGAVVLATGGIGKAYKITSNSWEYTGDGHALAYDAGAELMDMEFVQFHPTGMVWPPSVQGILVTEGVRGEGGVLLNKEGRRFLFDDIPENYSSQTAADEDEGWRYTQGDKSARRPPELLTRDHVARCIVREIREGRGSPHGGVFLDISWIKRRVQNAEQVIKKKLPSMYHQFMKLADIDITKEAMEVGPTTHYIMGGVRVDAETQASTVPGLFAAGECAAGLHGANRLGGNSLSDLLVFGERAGAHAARFAKDHRTARIDQAQVDEAARRTLAPFEREVVGDGVGPYRIQHELQEMMQELVGIVRREEEMRRALEELAKLRERASRVRVDGNRAYNPGWHTALDLSALLTVSEAVARSALERRESRGAHFRDDLPKPDSAFGKLNVVVKKGSGGEMRVERRPIPEMPAELKQIIEQMK